A portion of the Bacteroidota bacterium genome contains these proteins:
- a CDS encoding FliA/WhiG family RNA polymerase sigma factor, whose amino-acid sequence MRNGSHIIDPPVAEGKKAIHQKMFFDNLGLVNFVVNKIGFASFRSSAALERADLVQFGIMGLLDAIERFNPERGVQFQTYAVSRIKGSIQDELRKLDWVPRSVRKAERHAEAIAQRAGQAESRTTTAADIAQRLNLSLERYAEILQHINKTSGILPDEPEYASRLDALSTDEKDDPSEITHQQQLKSTIVGAVEQLPERDRLVVMLYYYEDLTFKEIAAVLRISESRVFQIHSAVLNNLRTLLAGSL is encoded by the coding sequence ATGCGTAACGGCTCTCACATAATTGATCCACCGGTTGCTGAAGGGAAGAAGGCAATTCACCAGAAGATGTTCTTCGATAATCTCGGACTGGTGAATTTTGTCGTGAACAAGATCGGTTTCGCGTCATTCAGGTCATCCGCAGCATTGGAACGGGCGGATCTGGTGCAGTTCGGCATTATGGGATTGCTAGATGCCATCGAACGGTTCAATCCCGAGCGCGGGGTGCAATTTCAAACCTATGCCGTCAGCAGGATCAAAGGCTCAATTCAGGATGAGCTGAGAAAACTCGATTGGGTTCCCCGTTCGGTCCGCAAGGCCGAGCGCCACGCGGAGGCCATCGCCCAGCGTGCAGGGCAAGCGGAAAGCCGAACGACCACCGCGGCGGATATTGCTCAACGCTTGAACCTCTCGCTGGAGCGTTATGCTGAGATTCTTCAGCACATAAATAAGACATCCGGAATACTTCCCGACGAACCGGAATATGCGTCACGGCTCGACGCTCTTTCTACCGATGAAAAAGATGATCCGTCGGAGATCACGCATCAACAGCAGCTGAAGAGCACCATCGTCGGTGCGGTGGAACAGCTTCCGGAAAGGGACAGGCTCGTCGTCATGCTCTATTATTATGAAGACCTTACGTTCAAAGAAATAGCCGCCGTGCTGCGGATCTCAGAATCACGGGTATTTCAAATCCATTCAGCGGTGCTGAATAATTTGCGCACGCTCCTTGCGGGCTCGCTTTAG
- the flgA gene encoding flagellar basal body P-ring formation chaperone FlgA yields the protein MSCICGIASFIFFGWTNIVDATEIKDAVSAFVISRLDSTLRRDAVIEFRSGLESVKVSGSDHAIRIEPQEEIKMRGAFCLPVEISSDGKVERRMVVSLKVRLFGQVLVCSRQLDRHASIADGDIASRYAELTSLPDDIILNKEQLAGKRTSRIIGEGSILKESSLELMPLVFRGESVTLLVRAGKVKVSMQATAKDDGVFGSLIEVQKIDSHERIKAVVIDDHTVQVTTE from the coding sequence ATGAGCTGCATTTGCGGCATAGCGAGCTTCATCTTTTTCGGATGGACGAATATTGTCGACGCGACCGAGATTAAGGACGCGGTCTCCGCCTTCGTAATTTCACGGCTGGATTCGACGCTGCGGCGAGATGCCGTCATTGAATTTCGCAGCGGACTTGAATCAGTAAAGGTTTCGGGGAGCGATCATGCCATACGGATCGAACCTCAGGAAGAAATTAAGATGCGCGGCGCGTTTTGTCTTCCCGTAGAGATATCCAGCGACGGAAAAGTTGAACGGAGGATGGTGGTGTCGCTCAAGGTACGGCTTTTCGGCCAGGTGCTCGTGTGCAGTCGGCAATTGGACCGGCATGCGTCTATTGCGGACGGGGACATTGCTTCCCGTTATGCCGAGCTGACCTCGCTCCCCGATGATATTATTTTGAACAAAGAGCAGCTGGCCGGAAAGCGAACATCGAGGATCATTGGAGAGGGCTCGATCCTGAAGGAGAGTTCCCTAGAATTAATGCCCCTGGTCTTTCGTGGAGAATCAGTTACGCTGCTCGTCCGCGCCGGAAAGGTGAAAGTTTCGATGCAGGCGACCGCCAAAGATGACGGGGTGTTCGGGAGTCTGATCGAAGTGCAAAAGATCGATTCTCACGAACGCATAAAAGCGGTGGTCATTGACGACCACACAGTACAAGTCACGACGGAGTAA
- a CDS encoding flagellar basal body L-ring protein FlgH codes for MEKKLILMPVIACLFAANGALSQDLRENLSRSLFSDQKANHVGDAVTILVVESSSASNSVQTSASRASNFSLTANGGMTTANANPLSGASATAGTQNSFAGQGATSSAGSIQAQVSATVDSVLPNGNLYVVGNRTIVINGEEQIIKISGVIRPSDIQTDNSVYSYNISDATIIFKGSGIVSRVQEPGWLTKFFHWIF; via the coding sequence ATGGAAAAGAAATTGATCCTGATGCCGGTTATCGCCTGTCTTTTTGCCGCAAACGGAGCATTATCGCAGGACCTGAGGGAAAATCTCTCGCGCTCGCTTTTCTCCGACCAGAAAGCGAATCATGTCGGAGATGCGGTGACGATCCTCGTGGTGGAATCATCCAGCGCGTCGAATTCCGTGCAAACGTCGGCATCAAGGGCCAGCAATTTTTCTTTGACGGCGAACGGCGGAATGACGACGGCGAATGCCAATCCGCTCTCGGGCGCCAGTGCGACAGCTGGGACGCAGAATTCTTTCGCAGGGCAGGGGGCGACGTCGAGCGCCGGTTCGATCCAAGCTCAAGTGAGCGCGACCGTAGATTCAGTCCTGCCGAACGGCAATCTCTATGTGGTCGGCAACAGGACGATCGTGATCAATGGTGAGGAACAGATCATCAAGATCTCCGGGGTGATCCGTCCGTCGGATATCCAGACCGATAACAGCGTCTACTCATACAATATTTCCGACGCAACGATCATTTTTAAGGGGAGCGGCATCGTTTCCCGCGTGCAGGAACCGGGCTGGCTGACAAAATTTTTCCACTGGATTTTCTGA
- a CDS encoding HDOD domain-containing protein → MMTPEQIHEKVKTIIQLPALPSIALEVVELVDNPRTSASKLGRVISSDQALTAKVLKIANSPFYGFPKKISTIDFAIIVLGFDALKEIVISISLVSSLQKKSDNYFDARVFWDHAISTGVIARRLARDLHYRISGEVFVGGLLHDMGISVLHRYFSNEYKRIMDIVRDSELSMLEAEESVLGVTHAEVGGWLAERWNMPDHLVEAIALHHQPSKATLNPDLVALIHVADVIALQLNANTPVEFDKGAAYDPLALERLQLSDENVLKEYMSEYGEVIQSDVEEVTAFVSGRGY, encoded by the coding sequence ATGATGACACCAGAACAAATACACGAAAAAGTCAAAACGATTATCCAGCTCCCGGCGCTTCCATCGATCGCGCTTGAAGTCGTCGAACTGGTCGACAACCCGAGGACGAGCGCATCAAAGCTGGGCCGGGTGATCTCTTCGGACCAGGCGCTTACGGCCAAAGTTCTGAAGATCGCGAATTCGCCGTTTTACGGTTTTCCGAAGAAGATCTCGACGATCGATTTTGCCATCATCGTTCTCGGTTTTGACGCGTTGAAGGAGATCGTCATCAGCATCTCGCTCGTGAGTTCCCTCCAGAAGAAATCGGACAATTACTTCGACGCCCGCGTGTTTTGGGATCATGCGATCTCGACCGGCGTCATCGCACGGAGGCTTGCCCGTGACCTGCATTACCGCATCAGCGGAGAGGTCTTCGTGGGAGGTCTCCTCCATGACATGGGTATTTCGGTGCTCCACCGCTATTTCTCGAATGAATACAAGCGCATTATGGACATCGTCCGTGACTCCGAGCTCTCCATGCTTGAAGCGGAAGAGAGCGTTTTGGGGGTCACCCACGCCGAGGTCGGCGGCTGGCTGGCAGAACGCTGGAACATGCCGGACCATCTGGTCGAAGCGATCGCACTCCATCATCAGCCGTCAAAAGCGACGCTGAACCCCGACCTTGTCGCGCTGATCCATGTTGCCGATGTCATCGCCCTGCAGCTCAACGCGAATACGCCGGTGGAGTTCGATAAAGGGGCGGCGTACGACCCGCTGGCGCTCGAACGCCTGCAGCTGTCGGATGAGAATGTGCTCAAAGAGTATATGTCGGAATACGGTGAAGTGATCCAGAGCGATGTTGAGGAAGTCACCGCATTCGTTTCAGGCAGAGGGTACTAA
- the flgG gene encoding flagellar basal-body rod protein FlgG has translation MNRALRTAATGMYGQQLNVDIIANNLANVNTTGFKKNRPDFQDLMYQTLKTNEISDNPNLQQPAEIQIGNGTVPVATPKSFAQGDIQPTKNPLDIAIQGDGFFQIRQTDGTTAYSRDGSFQVSGEGTLVTAQGFIVEPGLTIPSDTTSISVSPDGTINATVAGQSTPTKVGQLELAKFVNPVGLNPIGGNLYTETSSSGKAILGAPGTEGFGSLVPQSLESSNVDVVEEMVSMIVAQRAYEINSKTIQTVEDMLTMANNLQR, from the coding sequence ATGAACAGAGCACTGAGAACGGCGGCGACGGGAATGTACGGCCAACAATTGAACGTCGATATTATCGCAAACAATCTTGCGAACGTGAACACCACCGGCTTTAAGAAAAATCGCCCGGATTTCCAGGACTTGATGTATCAAACCTTGAAGACGAATGAAATTTCGGACAACCCGAATCTCCAGCAGCCGGCCGAAATCCAGATCGGCAACGGAACGGTACCGGTGGCGACGCCGAAGAGCTTTGCCCAGGGTGATATTCAGCCGACAAAGAATCCGCTGGACATCGCAATTCAGGGAGACGGCTTTTTCCAGATCCGGCAGACCGACGGAACGACAGCGTACTCACGCGACGGATCGTTCCAGGTCTCAGGGGAAGGAACCCTGGTCACCGCCCAAGGATTCATTGTCGAGCCCGGTCTGACGATTCCGTCCGACACGACCAGCATCAGTGTTTCGCCGGATGGAACCATCAATGCCACAGTCGCCGGCCAGAGTACGCCGACAAAAGTCGGCCAGCTTGAGCTCGCAAAGTTCGTCAACCCCGTCGGATTGAATCCGATCGGGGGAAACCTGTATACGGAGACCTCTTCTTCGGGAAAGGCGATCTTAGGAGCTCCCGGGACGGAAGGGTTCGGTTCGCTGGTTCCCCAATCGCTCGAATCTTCCAACGTCGATGTGGTCGAGGAAATGGTGAGCATGATCGTTGCGCAGCGGGCGTACGAGATCAACTCGAAAACGATCCAGACCGTTGAAGACATGCTGACCATGGCAAATAATCTTCAGCGATAA
- a CDS encoding MinD/ParA family protein, giving the protein MREQSAIIDQAARLREIALSSYNVQAAAMPYRICVTSGKGGVGKSTVALNLAIALASFGQKVLLVDADSNLGNLDVLLGIAPRYRLGHILHGKIDIEDALVNPFPNLKILPGSSGDLDYPEMTAIVQQRFLQDLFSLEEHFDLLFIDTSAGLSRETITYALESDETVVVTSIEPTSVMDSYAVIKTITVSRPDERISVLMNAAQIPAQADETVQKLRMAVDHFLKRDIGYLGSIPFDVDMKNAVLAQEPVLKRYPASAASLSLRSAAQTIINQSLISDVGRQQ; this is encoded by the coding sequence ATGCGTGAACAATCTGCCATCATCGATCAAGCGGCGCGGTTGCGGGAAATTGCCCTCAGCAGCTACAACGTTCAGGCGGCTGCGATGCCGTACCGCATTTGCGTTACGAGCGGAAAGGGGGGCGTCGGCAAAAGCACCGTCGCGCTCAATCTTGCGATCGCGCTGGCGAGCTTCGGGCAAAAGGTCCTTCTCGTCGACGCCGATTCAAACCTCGGAAACCTCGACGTTCTCCTGGGGATCGCTCCTCGATACCGCCTGGGGCATATCCTCCATGGGAAGATCGACATCGAGGATGCGCTGGTCAATCCGTTTCCGAACCTCAAGATACTTCCGGGAAGCTCGGGGGATCTCGACTATCCCGAAATGACCGCGATCGTCCAACAGCGCTTCCTTCAGGACCTCTTTTCGCTCGAAGAACATTTTGACCTCCTGTTCATCGATACGTCGGCGGGCCTCTCGAGAGAGACGATCACCTATGCCCTCGAATCCGACGAAACGGTGGTCGTGACAAGCATCGAGCCGACCTCGGTGATGGATTCGTACGCGGTCATCAAAACCATCACCGTCTCCCGCCCCGATGAACGGATCTCGGTTCTCATGAACGCGGCGCAGATTCCGGCCCAGGCGGACGAAACAGTGCAGAAACTGCGGATGGCCGTCGACCATTTTTTGAAACGCGACATCGGATATTTAGGATCGATCCCTTTTGACGTGGACATGAAGAATGCCGTGTTGGCGCAGGAACCTGTCCTGAAGAGGTATCCGGCGAGCGCGGCATCGCTTTCTCTCCGGTCCGCGGCGCAGACAATTATCAACCAATCCCTTATTTCTGACGTAGGAAGGCAACAATGA
- the flhF gene encoding flagellar biosynthesis protein FlhF: MRIKKFVGATIKEATEQMKQELGPEAIILNTKKISNGKHFNFLGKEMLEVTGAIDDQPAQRPVAVPVGGDENGFNGLLQRAAVASVKEPTASDTLEGLKNIAERFEKRGVKVDDNKPLLSAERVEINDLRTEMEEMKSALESIAEHFKYSKMPALPPNLQQAYRTLVQNDVDEQLAADLVQVVYGKLDSPQRDNKQAIERCLLAEIAGLLTTAQPPKEKSKRPRIIALVGATGVGKTTTIAKLAAIGKLVQHLNIGLISADTYRIGAIEQLRTFASIADIPMEVVYKASEMSAALKKFSTKDVVFVDTVGRNQRMKTELGELKKLIQSLDPDEIHLVLSAPTNKRTMFDVIEKFGALKPNRIILSKVDEAVALGAMLNITLHTRLPISFVTTGQGVPDDIMLADSEKLARMIFPGTLAHA, translated from the coding sequence ATGAGAATTAAAAAATTCGTTGGAGCAACAATAAAAGAAGCGACCGAACAGATGAAACAGGAACTGGGTCCGGAGGCGATCATCTTGAACACGAAAAAGATATCCAACGGCAAGCACTTTAATTTTCTCGGAAAAGAAATGCTGGAGGTGACCGGCGCGATCGACGACCAGCCGGCCCAGCGGCCCGTTGCGGTTCCGGTCGGCGGCGACGAGAACGGTTTCAACGGTCTCCTTCAGCGGGCGGCTGTGGCCAGCGTGAAAGAACCCACGGCCAGCGACACACTGGAAGGGCTGAAGAATATCGCCGAGCGATTTGAGAAAAGGGGAGTGAAAGTTGACGACAACAAGCCTCTGCTTTCTGCGGAAAGAGTTGAAATCAATGATCTAAGGACCGAAATGGAGGAGATGAAGAGCGCGCTGGAGTCCATTGCCGAGCACTTCAAATATTCAAAAATGCCGGCTCTCCCGCCGAACCTTCAGCAAGCGTATCGAACCTTGGTGCAGAATGACGTGGATGAACAGCTTGCCGCCGACCTCGTGCAGGTAGTCTACGGAAAGCTCGATTCCCCCCAGCGCGATAACAAGCAGGCGATCGAACGATGCCTCCTTGCTGAGATCGCCGGGCTTTTGACTACGGCTCAGCCGCCCAAAGAGAAATCAAAGCGCCCTCGCATCATCGCGCTTGTCGGGGCGACCGGCGTCGGCAAGACCACCACGATCGCAAAACTCGCTGCGATCGGAAAACTGGTCCAGCATCTCAACATCGGCCTGATCTCCGCAGACACATACCGCATCGGCGCTATTGAACAGCTCCGGACCTTTGCCAGCATTGCCGATATTCCGATGGAGGTCGTGTACAAGGCGTCGGAGATGTCCGCCGCATTGAAAAAGTTCAGCACAAAGGACGTTGTTTTTGTCGACACGGTCGGACGCAACCAGCGGATGAAGACCGAGCTTGGGGAGTTGAAGAAGCTGATCCAGTCTCTTGATCCTGACGAGATTCATCTCGTTCTCAGTGCGCCGACAAACAAGCGGACAATGTTCGACGTGATCGAAAAATTCGGCGCTCTGAAGCCGAACAGAATAATCCTTTCAAAGGTCGATGAAGCGGTCGCTCTCGGTGCGATGCTGAATATTACGCTTCACACACGATTGCCGATTTCCTTTGTCACCACGGGACAAGGCGTGCCCGACGACATCATGCTCGCCGATTCCGAGAAGCTCGCTCGAATGATTTTTCCAGGGACCCTAGCTCATGCGTGA
- a CDS encoding ATP-binding protein: MKSRNELLDEALPQFESFIESREKYIKALETTIQALRQENASFNKNNLAIRSSIDELVAMQRLSNIVSTAVSPETILATLFDLTQQVIPVLESNIFLLDTASNTLLPLSSGQDPRLKDEAQQQLESGICDWVFSEKKTVIIPDLESLVATGTAKNFVIVPLILRNRSIGIYLIHTEKPQQDFSNQDIQLLSVLANQAAAGVENWRTYEDLVNANKQLKASEAQMIQAAKLAAIGELAASIVHEIKNPVQVLMLQMDMMQRGVALPNGLDLVRQHVQRLSMITKRLMNFSRNVSEEVLTQPTDINKAIEDVVAMVQHEYRSDKIEIELALSTDLPMVVGNSNYLQQVFLNLAINARDAMPHGGKIFISSMLEGFNVMVRFSDTGCGITAENLDKIFQPFFTTKGEGKGTGLGLAISRNIISQHQGQMRVESELNKGTTFIITLPIRRTIQ; this comes from the coding sequence ATGAAAAGCCGAAACGAACTTCTCGACGAGGCGCTCCCGCAATTCGAATCGTTCATCGAGAGCAGGGAAAAGTATATCAAAGCGCTGGAAACGACGATCCAGGCGCTGCGGCAGGAGAACGCCAGCTTCAACAAGAACAACCTCGCGATCCGGAGCTCGATCGATGAGCTCGTTGCAATGCAGCGGTTGTCGAACATTGTGAGCACGGCAGTCAGTCCAGAAACCATCCTTGCCACGTTGTTCGATCTGACCCAGCAGGTCATCCCGGTCCTGGAATCGAACATTTTCCTCCTTGATACTGCCTCCAACACGTTGCTTCCGCTTTCTTCCGGACAGGACCCGCGGTTGAAAGATGAAGCGCAGCAGCAGCTTGAATCGGGGATCTGCGATTGGGTGTTCAGCGAGAAGAAGACGGTGATCATTCCCGACCTTGAGAGCCTCGTTGCAACAGGCACCGCAAAAAATTTCGTCATCGTTCCGCTCATTCTGCGCAACCGGTCGATCGGCATCTATCTGATCCATACCGAGAAGCCCCAGCAGGATTTCTCGAATCAGGATATTCAGCTGCTGTCGGTCCTTGCGAATCAGGCCGCGGCAGGCGTGGAAAACTGGCGGACGTACGAGGATCTGGTCAACGCCAACAAGCAATTGAAGGCGTCCGAAGCCCAGATGATCCAGGCTGCAAAGCTGGCCGCCATCGGCGAGCTCGCGGCGAGCATCGTCCATGAGATCAAGAATCCCGTCCAGGTGCTCATGCTTCAGATGGATATGATGCAGCGCGGCGTCGCGCTCCCGAACGGCCTCGACCTGGTACGGCAGCATGTACAGCGATTGAGCATGATCACGAAACGGCTCATGAATTTCTCCCGCAATGTCTCCGAAGAGGTCTTGACGCAGCCCACCGACATCAACAAAGCCATCGAGGATGTTGTCGCAATGGTGCAGCATGAGTACCGTTCCGACAAAATAGAGATCGAGCTCGCTCTCTCGACGGACCTGCCGATGGTCGTCGGCAATTCGAATTATCTCCAGCAGGTCTTTCTTAACCTGGCGATCAATGCCCGCGATGCCATGCCGCATGGAGGGAAAATCTTTATCTCGAGCATGCTCGAAGGGTTCAATGTGATGGTGCGGTTCTCGGACACCGGCTGCGGCATCACGGCGGAAAACCTGGACAAGATCTTTCAGCCCTTTTTTACGACCAAAGGAGAGGGCAAAGGAACCGGCCTCGGTCTGGCCATCTCCCGCAACATAATCTCTCAGCATCAGGGGCAGATGAGAGTTGAGAGCGAATTGAACAAGGGGACAACGTTCATTATTACACTTCCAATTCGGAGGACAATTCAATGA
- a CDS encoding HDOD domain-containing protein, producing the protein MKTLELNQFPLDIKTRMAPAPTVVGEIMNLASDPRTSVARLSSILLKDPSLTKGILRKANSPYYGFFNRINSLDFAIVLLGFDVLKETVSSLLVNNALRKIVNILFEYEETWSHSLACGLIAGYVAENSKQCDSNDAFIAGLLHDIGYVILHQYLNEDPEAIRYTKNGRLRTSVEAASGVSHNEAGFWIATRWQLPPRIAEAIQCHHAPRAATIDPALTAVVHAADVLCSHLQIGRFSHDGTLSYDQAAIELIKFDEASLDRDQLERYCKQMRSDIDGGQSLDDIVNEIKERFVDAMGNLAEKERVVLALYYYENISFLEIGRVLKLDEPAVAELHDRAVTTLKNVLWNIQPQRAAL; encoded by the coding sequence ATGAAAACTTTAGAACTCAACCAATTTCCGCTCGATATTAAAACGCGAATGGCCCCGGCCCCGACAGTCGTCGGCGAGATCATGAATCTGGCAAGCGACCCGCGAACGAGCGTTGCCCGGCTTTCTTCTATTCTATTGAAGGACCCGTCGCTGACAAAGGGAATCTTGCGCAAAGCCAATTCCCCGTACTATGGATTTTTCAACAGGATCAATTCGCTTGATTTCGCAATCGTGCTCCTCGGCTTTGACGTCCTGAAGGAGACGGTCTCGAGCCTTCTCGTCAACAATGCGCTCCGCAAGATCGTGAACATCCTGTTCGAGTACGAAGAGACATGGAGCCACTCCCTTGCGTGCGGCCTGATAGCGGGATACGTGGCGGAGAATTCGAAGCAATGCGACTCGAACGACGCATTCATCGCAGGACTTCTCCATGATATAGGTTATGTCATTCTCCATCAGTATTTGAACGAAGACCCGGAGGCGATCCGCTACACGAAAAACGGGCGGCTCCGCACATCGGTAGAAGCGGCCTCGGGGGTGAGCCACAACGAAGCAGGTTTCTGGATCGCCACACGGTGGCAGCTCCCTCCGCGGATCGCGGAAGCGATACAGTGCCATCATGCTCCCCGTGCTGCAACGATCGATCCGGCATTGACCGCAGTGGTGCACGCCGCCGACGTTCTTTGTTCTCATCTTCAGATCGGCAGATTTTCACATGACGGGACCTTGTCCTATGATCAGGCTGCGATTGAGCTCATTAAATTTGACGAAGCATCGCTCGACCGTGATCAGCTTGAACGCTATTGCAAACAGATGAGGTCAGATATCGACGGCGGGCAGTCGCTGGACGATATCGTCAACGAGATTAAGGAGAGATTTGTGGACGCGATGGGAAACCTCGCGGAAAAGGAGAGGGTCGTTCTTGCTCTGTACTACTATGAAAATATCTCCTTCCTCGAGATAGGACGAGTCCTCAAACTCGATGAGCCTGCGGTCGCCGAGCTTCACGACCGGGCAGTGACGACGCTAAAAAACGTACTTTGGAATATTCAGCCACAGAGAGCAGCGCTATGA
- a CDS encoding flagellar basal body P-ring protein FlgI — MKTLKIAFVATALVAFTSSSFAGSRIKDIAYLQGIRNQQLIGYGLVVGLNGTGDSQRSTFTLQSVASMLKRFGITVPQSDLRLRNVAAVIVTASVPGFSKEGGIVDVIVSSLGDATGLQGGTLLMTPLSGLDGSVYATAQGPLSVGGFSASAGGNEIRRNHTAAGRIPGGATIEKAVVSEFSKDWSMYVVLMQSDFTTAERIAGAVNERFKSQIAVPKDGSTVAVSVPEEYRKDGRLVEFVSLVELLEVSPDVAAKVVINERTGTIVIGGNVSILPVAISCGGLNIDIQSTPVISQPGPLSNGTTVSTQMTTVSAGADSSAVYALNGEATVQDVAKALNSMKVSPRDIIAIFQALKESGALKAELVII, encoded by the coding sequence ATGAAAACATTGAAGATCGCTTTTGTTGCAACTGCTCTTGTTGCTTTCACCTCTTCATCATTTGCAGGGTCGAGGATAAAGGATATCGCCTATCTGCAGGGAATCCGCAATCAGCAATTGATCGGTTACGGGCTCGTTGTCGGGCTTAATGGCACCGGGGATTCGCAGCGGTCGACATTCACGCTGCAATCCGTTGCCAGTATGCTGAAAAGGTTCGGCATCACGGTTCCGCAAAGCGACCTGCGGCTGCGGAATGTTGCTGCGGTGATCGTGACTGCCTCGGTCCCCGGTTTTTCAAAAGAGGGAGGGATCGTCGATGTGATCGTCTCGTCGCTCGGCGATGCCACGGGATTGCAGGGGGGGACGCTGTTGATGACGCCCCTATCGGGCCTCGACGGTTCAGTGTATGCCACCGCGCAAGGTCCTCTCTCGGTCGGCGGGTTCAGCGCAAGCGCCGGCGGGAATGAAATTCGGCGCAACCACACCGCTGCCGGGAGGATCCCCGGAGGCGCGACGATCGAAAAAGCTGTTGTTTCCGAGTTCAGCAAAGACTGGTCGATGTATGTTGTCCTTATGCAATCCGATTTTACGACGGCGGAGAGAATTGCAGGCGCCGTGAACGAAAGATTCAAGAGTCAAATTGCCGTTCCCAAAGACGGTTCGACCGTCGCCGTGAGCGTTCCGGAGGAATACCGCAAAGACGGCAGGCTGGTCGAGTTTGTGTCGCTCGTCGAGCTGCTGGAAGTTTCTCCGGACGTCGCCGCAAAAGTTGTCATCAACGAACGAACCGGCACCATCGTCATCGGCGGAAATGTTTCCATCCTTCCGGTGGCCATCTCCTGCGGCGGTTTGAACATCGACATTCAATCGACGCCGGTCATCTCGCAGCCGGGCCCCTTGTCGAACGGTACCACGGTCTCGACGCAAATGACCACCGTAAGCGCAGGCGCTGATTCGTCCGCGGTCTATGCGCTCAACGGCGAGGCGACGGTCCAGGACGTGGCGAAAGCATTAAACTCGATGAAAGTTTCTCCGAGGGACATCATCGCGATCTTCCAGGCCCTTAAAGAATCCGGGGCTCTGAAGGCAGAACTAGTGATCATTTAG
- the flgF gene encoding flagellar basal-body rod protein FlgF: protein MIKGIYASGSGMMPRMLKLEVIANNLANINTAGFKKDNIFVQIMKDTGVAQTKGSGDLSGLNVREYTDFSEGSMNPTSNKLDLAIQGSGFFVAQTPNGLRYTRNGSFTLSANGTIVTSQGYPVMGAGGPLQIPDLEKMSQGDLSINETGEVTLDGKKIGRMQIATFDDPSVLKKDGGTYFSADSGEQLGAADGKNISIRQGYLEESNVNGIEEMVQMIELSRSFESAQKTMISQDGTLDKANDVGKL from the coding sequence ATGATCAAAGGAATTTATGCGTCCGGTTCGGGCATGATGCCCCGAATGCTCAAGCTCGAAGTGATCGCGAACAACCTTGCGAACATCAACACGGCTGGCTTCAAGAAAGATAATATTTTTGTTCAGATCATGAAGGATACCGGCGTGGCTCAGACAAAAGGGAGCGGAGACTTATCGGGGTTGAACGTCAGGGAATATACCGACTTCTCCGAAGGGTCGATGAACCCAACGAGCAACAAACTTGACCTTGCTATCCAGGGTTCCGGCTTCTTCGTAGCTCAAACTCCGAACGGGCTGCGCTACACGAGAAATGGAAGCTTCACCCTGTCCGCCAACGGGACGATCGTGACCTCTCAGGGATATCCGGTGATGGGAGCCGGCGGACCGCTTCAGATCCCCGATCTGGAAAAGATGTCGCAAGGGGACCTTTCGATCAACGAGACCGGAGAAGTCACTCTCGATGGGAAGAAAATCGGGCGGATGCAGATCGCTACCTTTGATGATCCTTCCGTTTTGAAAAAAGACGGGGGTACATATTTCAGCGCGGACAGCGGCGAGCAATTAGGCGCGGCGGACGGGAAAAATATTTCAATCCGCCAGGGTTATCTTGAAGAGTCGAATGTCAACGGAATCGAAGAGATGGTGCAGATGATCGAATTGAGCAGGAGCTTCGAGTCTGCCCAGAAGACGATGATCTCGCAGGATGGGACACTCGACAAAGCGAACGACGTCGGGAAATTATAG